In one uncultured Methanoregula sp. genomic region, the following are encoded:
- a CDS encoding Mrp/NBP35 family ATP-binding protein, translated as MAKNNIKKPKADEECKKECSSCPTATTCASAKNGPAGLPPKADIDVKHVIMVLSGKGGVGKSTVSVNLAYALAAHGKRIGLLDLDMHGPNIPKMLGIEDHKLAMMDDRIEPVHVIGNLSVISMAFLLPDTSTPIIWRGPMKMAAIQQFLTEVNWGPLDYLVVDLPPGTGDEALTIAQLAPNVRGAVVVTTPQDVATMDARKSAKFIEKLGLPVIGIIENMSGMVCPHCGEQIDLFGKGGGRKIAEELRVPFLGAIPLDIEMRKAGDEGRPFIIRRGDSPTWKSVDAVMQELIKVVEG; from the coding sequence ATGGCAAAGAACAATATCAAAAAACCGAAGGCGGATGAGGAGTGCAAGAAGGAATGCTCCAGCTGTCCGACCGCAACAACCTGTGCATCGGCAAAGAACGGTCCGGCAGGACTGCCGCCAAAGGCAGATATTGACGTCAAACACGTCATCATGGTCCTTTCCGGCAAAGGAGGGGTAGGGAAATCCACGGTCTCGGTTAACCTTGCCTATGCTCTCGCTGCCCATGGGAAGAGGATCGGGCTCCTTGACCTTGATATGCACGGCCCCAATATTCCCAAGATGCTGGGGATCGAAGACCACAAGCTCGCGATGATGGATGACCGGATCGAACCCGTCCACGTGATCGGCAATCTCTCGGTCATCTCCATGGCATTCCTGCTGCCCGATACCAGTACCCCCATCATCTGGCGCGGGCCGATGAAGATGGCTGCGATCCAGCAGTTCCTCACGGAAGTGAACTGGGGGCCGCTGGATTACCTTGTCGTTGACCTTCCGCCAGGTACCGGTGACGAGGCCCTGACCATCGCCCAGCTCGCTCCTAATGTCCGCGGGGCGGTTGTGGTCACCACTCCGCAGGACGTCGCCACCATGGATGCCCGGAAGTCTGCAAAGTTCATCGAGAAACTCGGCCTCCCGGTGATTGGCATCATCGAGAACATGAGCGGGATGGTCTGCCCTCACTGCGGTGAGCAGATAGATCTGTTTGGCAAAGGCGGCGGCAGGAAGATCGCAGAGGAACTCAGGGTTCCGTTCCTTGGAGCAATCCCGCTGGACATCGAGATGCGCAAGGCAGGTGACGAAGGCAGGCCGTTCATCATCAGGCGCGGCGACAGCCCCACGTGGAAGAGCGTGGACGCCGTCATGCAGGAACTCATCAAAGTTGTTGAGGGTTAA
- a CDS encoding HD domain-containing protein produces MQRPAPPRVPDPRLDSAIRMQTDRRESLLSPLAARSSGAIRRYGRKPEDIRTPYSRDADRIIHTRAYTRYIDKTQVFYLVENDHITHRVIHVQLVSKIARTIGRCLRLNEDLLEAIALGHDIGHIPYGHFGETCLSELCEKNGIGKFCHNVQSVRFLDKIEDCDLTLQVLDGVLCHNGEADDVRIRPEPVASFEAFDRKVKETANNKRPCSPMTLEGCVVKFADTIAYIGRDLQDAREVGLIGDDTPIPDACGDVLGRDNGHIIDTLIHDLLENSDAEEAGFISYSPEVENALIGLRAFSRRYIYDNPALTTERKKIRRMFATLFSACLEDLEEGRRTAKIFMDFIESGPVSRTYLDSATPPELVRDFIAGMTDRYFARRYEECVIPRRIEGKFNFAGDRS; encoded by the coding sequence ATGCAGAGACCTGCCCCGCCACGCGTTCCGGATCCCCGGCTTGACTCGGCAATCCGGATGCAGACCGATCGCCGTGAATCGCTCCTGTCGCCCCTTGCCGCACGAAGTTCCGGCGCTATCCGCAGGTACGGGAGAAAACCCGAGGATATCCGGACCCCGTATTCCCGCGACGCGGACCGGATCATCCACACCCGTGCATATACCCGTTATATCGATAAAACCCAGGTTTTCTATCTTGTGGAAAACGATCATATCACTCACCGGGTCATCCACGTCCAGCTGGTATCAAAGATTGCCCGGACTATCGGAAGATGCCTGCGGCTCAACGAGGATCTCCTCGAGGCTATCGCGCTGGGCCATGATATCGGTCACATCCCCTATGGCCATTTTGGCGAAACCTGCCTCTCGGAACTCTGTGAAAAAAACGGGATTGGGAAATTCTGTCATAATGTCCAGAGTGTCCGGTTCCTCGACAAGATCGAGGATTGCGACCTGACCCTCCAGGTTCTTGATGGTGTTCTCTGCCATAACGGCGAGGCGGATGATGTCAGGATCAGGCCGGAGCCGGTTGCAAGTTTTGAGGCATTCGACCGGAAAGTGAAGGAGACCGCGAACAACAAGCGTCCCTGCTCCCCCATGACCCTTGAAGGATGCGTTGTCAAGTTCGCTGACACCATTGCGTACATTGGCAGGGATCTCCAGGATGCCCGCGAAGTCGGGCTCATCGGTGATGATACTCCCATACCGGATGCCTGCGGGGATGTGCTTGGCCGGGACAACGGCCATATCATAGATACCCTTATCCATGATCTGCTGGAGAACAGCGATGCGGAAGAGGCCGGGTTCATCTCATACAGTCCTGAAGTCGAGAATGCCCTCATAGGCCTGCGGGCATTTTCCCGCCGGTATATCTATGATAACCCGGCACTTACTACAGAACGAAAAAAGATCCGGAGAATGTTTGCCACCCTCTTTTCTGCATGTCTTGAAGATCTTGAGGAGGGCAGACGTACCGCAAAAATTTTTATGGATTTTATCGAAAGCGGACCGGTGAGCAGAACCTACCTTGATTCTGCAACACCTCCGGAGCTCGTCCGGGATTTCATTGCCGGGATGACGGATCGCTACTTTGCCCGGCGGTACGAAGAGTGCGTGATACCCAGGAGAATTGAAGGGAAATTCAATTTCGCAGGTGACAGGAGTTAA